In the genome of Capra hircus breed San Clemente chromosome 5, ASM170441v1, whole genome shotgun sequence, one region contains:
- the LOC102173162 gene encoding olfactory receptor 8S1-like, which yields MDLKNQSTVTEFILLGLSANPHTQALLFVMFLGIYLLTIMGNLMMLLVIRADSHLHTPMYFFLSHLSFVDICFSSVTVPKMLENLLSRRKMISVEGCLAQVFFVFVAAGTEACLLSVMAYDRYAAICHPLLYGQIMSKQLYMQLVWGSWGLGFLDALINIFLAVNMIFCEAKIIPHYSCEMPSLLSLSCSDISRNLIALLCSTLLHGLGTFLLVSLSYARIITAILSISSTSGRSKAFSTCSSHLTAVTLYFGSGLLRHLMPNSGSPAELIFSVQYTVITPMLNPLIYSLKNKEVKVALKRTLEKYLQHIRC from the coding sequence ATGGACTTGAAGAACCAAAGCACTGTCACAGAGTTCATCCTCCTCGGACTGTCTGCCAACCCTCACACCCAGGCTCTGCTCTTTGTGATGTTCCTGGGGATTTACCTTCTGACAATAATGGGGAACCTGATGATGCTGCTGGTGATCAGGGCTGATTCTCACCTCCACacgcccatgtacttcttcctgagCCACCTCTCTTTTGTTGATATCTGCTTCTCTTCAGTCACCGTGCCCAAGATGTTGGAGAACCTCCTGTCTCGAAGGAAAATGATATCGGTAGAGGGCTGCCTAGCTCAGGTCTTCTTTGTGTTTGTTGCTGCAGGGACTGAAGCCTGTCTGCTCtcagtgatggcctatgaccgctatgcCGCAATCTGCCACCCTCTACTCTATGGACAGATCATGAGCAAACAGCTGTACATGCAGCTTGTGTGGGGCTCCTGGGGCCTGGGCTTTCTGGACGCACTCATCAACATCTTCCTAGCTGTGAACATGATCTTCTGTGAGGCCAAAATCATCCCTCACTACAGCTGTGAAatgccctctctcctctccctgtcCTGCTCTGATATCTCCAGAAACCTCATTGCCTTGCTCTGTTCCACTCTGCTGCATGGGCTGGGAACCTTCCTTTTGGTCTCCCTATCCTATGCCCGCATTATCACCGCCATCCTGAGCATCAGCTCTACCTCAGGCAGAAGcaaggccttctccacctgctcttCCCACCTCACTGCAGTGACACTGTACTTTGGCTCAGGTTTGCTCCGCCATCTCATGCCAAATTCAGGATCCCCTGCAGAACTGATCTTCTCTGTGCAATATACTGTCATCACGCCCATGCTGAATCCCCTCATTTACAGTCTGAAAAACAAGGAGGTGAAGGTGGCTCTGAAAAGAACTTTGGAAAAGTATTTGCAGCATATCAGATGctga